A region from the Brevibacterium paucivorans genome encodes:
- a CDS encoding DAK2 domain-containing protein: MKDSARVNARLAARWARRAVERMKRRRHEIDEINVFPVPDGDTGTNMYDTVRSAYRAVEELTGTVTMHRVVDAMATGALRGARGNSGLILSVALRGVADALDGVAELDAHTFAGAMELAASRAEQAIATPVHGTMVTVLHEMAQKAREEADAGSDLLTQLEAVRKRSREALGETTGQLAVLSDAHVVDAGSSGIVEMFDLLYLTVSGRSPASEGVRYAPAQGVEMRAEVGLELVFWCAEQKDKTREVTRALTKLGGTSIVVSWPKIHVHVPDDETARSVLAACEPLGIVQLRMEDLSDEGGSQITVVGLASGMGVLMQTALTQAVAVNANVPGWADHVDELIEDGAHTIVSGVPSVTHELLTAAPADAVLTTPGPVSLLAAMAVFDPEVEAQDSRDDMREAIEGTREGVITRPHPEGPFLSEDGETRAASESLSETVLALVESLNHEHSAEIITLVTGRDVQATGLVATVAQMKSQYPGVRVDVIEGDVPECIVAVGCE, from the coding sequence GTGAAGGATTCGGCTCGCGTCAACGCAAGGCTCGCCGCACGGTGGGCCAGGCGCGCGGTTGAACGCATGAAACGGCGCCGTCACGAAATCGACGAAATCAACGTGTTTCCCGTGCCCGACGGTGATACCGGGACCAACATGTACGACACGGTCCGTTCCGCCTACCGGGCTGTCGAAGAACTCACGGGCACCGTGACCATGCACCGCGTGGTTGACGCCATGGCGACAGGAGCGCTGAGAGGAGCCCGAGGAAATTCCGGCTTGATCCTGTCTGTGGCCTTGCGCGGGGTCGCCGACGCGCTGGACGGTGTGGCCGAACTCGACGCACATACGTTCGCCGGGGCGATGGAGCTTGCAGCGTCTAGGGCCGAACAAGCGATTGCGACGCCTGTTCACGGAACCATGGTGACCGTGCTTCACGAAATGGCCCAGAAGGCGCGTGAAGAAGCTGATGCTGGGTCAGATCTGCTGACCCAGTTAGAGGCGGTGCGCAAACGTTCACGTGAAGCCCTGGGCGAGACCACGGGGCAGCTTGCGGTCCTTTCCGATGCGCACGTCGTCGATGCTGGGTCTTCTGGAATCGTGGAGATGTTTGACCTGCTCTATTTGACTGTTTCGGGGCGGTCGCCGGCCTCTGAAGGCGTGCGGTACGCGCCTGCTCAGGGCGTTGAAATGCGTGCCGAGGTTGGCCTTGAGCTAGTATTTTGGTGTGCCGAACAAAAAGACAAGACTCGGGAAGTGACGCGCGCGCTCACGAAGCTCGGGGGTACGTCCATTGTGGTGTCATGGCCCAAGATTCACGTCCACGTGCCTGACGATGAAACGGCCCGTTCGGTTTTGGCGGCGTGTGAGCCGTTGGGGATCGTGCAGTTACGCATGGAAGATCTCAGTGACGAAGGCGGTTCGCAGATTACGGTGGTTGGGCTGGCCAGCGGCATGGGTGTTCTCATGCAAACGGCACTCACCCAGGCGGTTGCCGTGAACGCGAATGTGCCCGGGTGGGCGGACCACGTGGACGAACTCATTGAGGACGGTGCCCACACAATCGTCAGTGGTGTTCCTTCAGTGACCCATGAACTTCTTACCGCGGCCCCGGCTGATGCTGTTCTCACCACTCCTGGCCCGGTCTCTTTGCTCGCCGCGATGGCCGTGTTCGACCCCGAGGTCGAGGCTCAAGACAGCAGGGACGACATGCGGGAAGCAATCGAGGGAACCCGGGAAGGCGTGATCACTCGCCCACACCCAGAAGGACCGTTCTTGTCCGAGGACGGTGAAACGCGAGCGGCGTCCGAATCGTTGTCTGAAACAGTTCTTGCGCTCGTGGAGTCCTTAAATCACGAACATTCAGCGGAAATTATCACGCTTGTGACCGGCCGGGACGTCCAGGCCACCGGGCTCGTGGCCACTGTCGCCCAGATGAAGTCGCAGTACCCAGGAGTGCGCGTGGATGTCATTGAAGGCGATGTGCCCGAATGCATCGTCGCTGTTGGGTGCGAATAG
- a CDS encoding ATP-dependent DNA helicase RecG, with the protein MAGPADTFFDHFVHTREQKTAFSNLGLGTIDQVLRHVPRTYLFPGELTPMEELEPDTTAVVLGKVLSVDLIRLRDRKRSLTKVKLGGRYTAVELTFFNMPWLEKNLALGQNIAVSGKVVDTQYGRQINQPRILDSNLELDDGEWGRGSVSMHQEMQMTKPMPIYSVKGKTKLSTVTRVIHRMLDRLPLEAFADTMPQRVRSEMGLYSYKEALEGIHRPRDKAQLQQAREWFAFEEAFALQTYMLSNKQVHEKEAAPVLAGAAMGKLDQFDQHQTFELTRSQKQAGTEISRDLVRSTPMNRLLHGDVGSGKTLVALRAMLQAVDSGYQAALLAPTEILATQHVGSLRSLLGELASDGFTDGVRIELLTGSMSGRERKRVATELAAGIVDIVVGTHTLLSDTTIFDKLGIVVIDEQHRFGVEQREQLREKGGGKVPHTLVMTATPIPRTVALTVYSDLDVSTLRELPGGPKQVSTHVVPMYEKPRWFNRVWEVVSEQVQNGHQAFVVTSRIDSEEDPDATNDGTQGGDAGETGGPDPERPRLLGVEELAEKLRSHPELKDVRIETLHGKSEQDVKETAMQRFKDHEFDVLVATTVIEVGVDVHNARVMVVFDADRFGVAQLHQLRGRVGRDGKPAMCFFVTQNREDSESRERLEYVASTTDGFALAEYDLKTRKEGDVLGTSQWGAARLRFVSIKDENLIMTARNAAQDALADDPKLAQRPALALYLTDIMQIEA; encoded by the coding sequence ATGGCCGGACCAGCAGACACATTTTTTGACCACTTTGTTCACACACGTGAGCAGAAGACGGCGTTTTCAAACCTGGGGCTGGGCACAATCGACCAAGTGCTCCGGCACGTGCCTCGAACCTATCTGTTCCCCGGCGAGCTCACACCCATGGAAGAGCTTGAACCGGACACCACCGCCGTAGTCCTAGGTAAGGTGCTCTCGGTTGATCTGATCAGGCTGAGAGATCGTAAACGCTCACTGACCAAGGTAAAGCTTGGCGGAAGGTACACGGCGGTTGAGCTGACATTCTTCAACATGCCGTGGTTGGAAAAGAACCTGGCACTCGGACAAAACATCGCAGTTTCCGGAAAGGTCGTTGACACCCAGTACGGGCGACAAATCAACCAACCCAGAATCCTGGACAGCAACCTTGAGTTAGACGACGGAGAATGGGGCAGGGGTTCGGTGAGCATGCACCAGGAAATGCAGATGACCAAACCCATGCCCATCTACTCCGTCAAAGGAAAAACCAAGCTGTCTACGGTTACCCGTGTGATCCACCGAATGCTCGACCGCTTGCCCTTAGAAGCGTTTGCAGACACCATGCCTCAGCGCGTGCGGAGTGAGATGGGCCTGTACTCGTACAAAGAAGCATTGGAAGGTATCCACCGGCCACGCGACAAAGCCCAACTGCAGCAGGCCCGCGAATGGTTCGCATTTGAAGAAGCATTCGCGCTCCAAACCTACATGCTCAGCAACAAGCAGGTTCACGAAAAGGAAGCTGCCCCCGTGCTAGCCGGGGCAGCCATGGGCAAACTCGACCAGTTCGACCAACACCAGACTTTTGAACTCACACGGTCTCAAAAACAAGCGGGTACAGAAATCTCCCGTGACCTGGTGCGCTCAACCCCCATGAACCGGCTTTTACACGGTGACGTGGGTTCCGGAAAAACACTCGTGGCCCTGCGAGCCATGTTGCAGGCGGTGGACTCTGGGTACCAAGCCGCTCTTTTAGCTCCCACTGAAATTCTGGCCACTCAACACGTGGGAAGTCTGCGCTCGCTCTTAGGTGAGCTCGCCTCGGACGGATTTACCGACGGAGTGCGAATCGAACTTCTCACCGGCTCCATGTCCGGGCGCGAACGCAAACGCGTGGCCACGGAACTCGCCGCTGGAATCGTGGATATTGTCGTGGGGACACACACGCTCCTGTCCGACACCACCATCTTCGACAAACTGGGGATCGTTGTCATCGATGAGCAGCACCGGTTCGGTGTCGAACAGCGCGAACAGTTGCGCGAAAAAGGCGGCGGGAAGGTTCCGCACACCCTGGTCATGACCGCAACCCCCATTCCGCGCACCGTGGCGTTGACGGTGTATTCGGACCTGGATGTAAGTACTCTGCGGGAACTTCCCGGGGGTCCCAAACAAGTGAGCACCCACGTAGTACCGATGTACGAAAAGCCCCGATGGTTTAACCGCGTGTGGGAAGTGGTGTCTGAACAGGTGCAGAACGGGCACCAAGCGTTCGTGGTCACCAGCCGGATCGACTCAGAAGAAGACCCAGATGCTACGAACGATGGCACGCAAGGCGGGGATGCCGGGGAAACTGGGGGCCCGGATCCAGAACGGCCCCGGCTCTTAGGGGTAGAAGAGCTTGCAGAAAAACTGCGGTCCCACCCGGAGTTAAAAGACGTGCGCATCGAGACCTTGCACGGAAAATCGGAGCAAGACGTGAAAGAGACCGCCATGCAGCGGTTCAAGGATCACGAGTTCGACGTGTTGGTGGCAACCACGGTGATCGAAGTGGGGGTGGACGTCCACAACGCCCGCGTCATGGTGGTGTTCGACGCTGACAGGTTCGGGGTGGCGCAACTCCACCAGCTCCGCGGGCGTGTGGGACGTGACGGCAAACCAGCCATGTGCTTTTTCGTCACCCAGAACCGCGAGGACTCCGAATCGAGAGAACGCCTCGAATACGTTGCCTCGACAACGGACGGATTCGCGTTGGCCGAATACGACCTCAAAACCCGTAAAGAGGGTGACGTTCTGGGAACGAGCCAGTGGGGTGCGGCACGCTTACGTTTTGTGTCCATTAAAGACGAAAACCTCATCATGACTGCCCGAAACGCAGCCCAGGACGCTCTTGCGGACGACCCGAAACTCGCCCAAAGGCCAGCCCTCGCGCTGTACCTCACCGACATTATGCAGATTGAGGCATAA
- the rsmD gene encoding 16S rRNA (guanine(966)-N(2))-methyltransferase RsmD, producing the protein MRVIAGKYKSHALTAPQGADTRPTSDRVRESLFATLDMLGMIDGARVLDLFAGSGALGIEALSRGASDVVFVEKAHRAVATVKKNLAAVGERRLVVQGDATAPAVTGEFDLVLADPPYPLDETSITRMLTRAEALLKDDSSLIVVERSARSPQPEAPETLSLFKSKTYGETAIWMYERARI; encoded by the coding sequence ATGCGCGTCATCGCTGGAAAATACAAGAGCCACGCACTCACCGCGCCACAGGGCGCGGACACTCGACCCACCTCGGACCGGGTACGCGAATCCCTATTCGCAACCCTGGACATGCTGGGGATGATTGACGGTGCGCGGGTCTTGGATTTGTTTGCCGGGTCCGGTGCGCTGGGAATTGAAGCGCTTTCCCGAGGTGCCAGCGACGTTGTGTTCGTTGAAAAGGCTCACCGCGCTGTCGCCACCGTGAAGAAAAACTTGGCAGCGGTAGGGGAGAGGCGCCTAGTTGTGCAGGGGGATGCGACCGCGCCCGCGGTGACAGGGGAGTTTGACCTGGTCCTGGCCGACCCGCCATACCCCCTGGACGAAACCAGCATCACGCGAATGCTCACACGGGCAGAAGCGTTGCTCAAGGACGACTCGTCACTCATCGTGGTGGAACGTTCCGCGCGGTCACCGCAACCGGAAGCGCCGGAGACTCTAAGCCTGTTTAAGTCAAAAACTTATGGGGAAACTGCCATCTGGATGTACGAGCGGGCTAGGATTTAG
- the coaD gene encoding pantetheine-phosphate adenylyltransferase encodes MKVVCPGSYDPVTRGHIDIVARAARLFDQVVIAVVHNPNKNGTFSVSERLELVKAGLQEDPRTTSAGNIEFDDVPGGLLVDYCESIGAVGVVKGIRSGTDYAYELPMAHMNRHLKNIETIFIPGDPLYEHISSSLVREVHSLGGDVEGLVPAAVLEALNERAKK; translated from the coding sequence ATGAAGGTAGTGTGCCCTGGATCATATGACCCTGTTACTCGCGGACACATCGACATTGTGGCGCGGGCGGCCCGCCTGTTCGACCAGGTCGTGATCGCCGTCGTTCACAACCCCAACAAAAACGGGACGTTCAGCGTGAGCGAAAGGCTCGAACTCGTCAAGGCCGGGTTACAGGAAGACCCGCGAACCACCTCGGCCGGCAACATTGAATTTGACGACGTCCCCGGCGGGCTCCTTGTGGACTATTGCGAATCCATTGGGGCAGTGGGCGTGGTGAAAGGGATCCGTTCCGGTACGGACTACGCGTACGAACTTCCCATGGCGCACATGAACCGGCATTTGAAAAACATCGAAACCATTTTCATTCCCGGCGACCCTCTGTACGAACATATTTCCAGTTCACTCGTGCGCGAGGTTCACTCGCTGGGTGGTGACGTTGAAGGCTTGGTTCCTGCCGCTGTGCTTGAAGCGCTTAACGAACGGGCGAAGAAATAA
- a CDS encoding YceD family protein: protein MKELVLDLRSLGLFKKPGEWIKHTMTVGAPEDLRNEMIGVPTGDPLDIELQLESVDEGIYVTGTVSATAKGQDARTLEDMTLPLNVDITELFVYDRPQEDEDSYEIENGMLDLEPAVRDALVMSLPFRPLKSGEEGEFHYTVGDVEEPVDDTDPRWSTLKSLLTEEKES from the coding sequence GTGAAAGAGCTTGTATTAGATCTTCGCTCGCTTGGGCTCTTCAAGAAACCTGGTGAGTGGATCAAGCACACCATGACGGTAGGCGCCCCGGAAGACCTGCGGAACGAAATGATCGGAGTCCCCACGGGTGACCCCCTGGACATTGAGTTGCAACTCGAAAGTGTCGACGAAGGCATTTATGTCACCGGCACCGTGAGCGCAACGGCCAAAGGACAGGACGCTCGGACGCTCGAAGACATGACGTTGCCACTGAACGTGGATATAACCGAACTCTTCGTGTACGACCGGCCCCAAGAGGACGAAGACTCGTACGAGATTGAGAACGGAATGCTCGATCTTGAACCGGCAGTCCGCGATGCTCTGGTGATGAGCTTGCCCTTCAGGCCACTGAAGTCTGGAGAAGAGGGTGAGTTTCACTACACCGTGGGTGACGTGGAGGAACCGGTTGATGATACCGATCCGCGATGGTCTACACTAAAGAGTTTGTTGACTGAAGAGAAAGAGAGCTAG
- the rpmF gene encoding 50S ribosomal protein L32 has translation MAVPKRKMSRSNTRHRRSQWKAKAPALVKTVENGRVVYSRPHQARVVEDSAGTPLFLEYKGRKVADA, from the coding sequence GTGGCTGTTCCAAAGCGAAAGATGTCGCGCAGCAACACCCGCCACCGTCGTTCGCAGTGGAAGGCAAAGGCACCTGCCCTTGTTAAGACTGTGGAGAACGGTCGCGTTGTGTACTCGCGCCCACACCAGGCCCGCGTAGTTGAAGACTCCGCAGGTACCCCGCTGTTCCTTGAGTACAAGGGACGCAAGGTAGCTGACGCCTGA
- the rnc gene encoding ribonuclease III, whose product MSELNKRLGVNIDPETLRLSLTHRSYAFENGGIPTNERLEFLGDAVLQLKTTKWLFDHNTDASEGRLAKMRSAVVNSRALAGVARTYGIGEFLLLGNGEERTGGRDKDSILADTVEAIIGACYVSQGPDAANALVERLVGPLLEDAVNLGAGMDYKTTLQEAAADLSLGAVHYDVTGEGPDHARVFTAVAYLGETRWATGEGTSKKNAELVAAEIAVKKILEKYPGWHRN is encoded by the coding sequence ATGAGCGAACTTAACAAGCGTCTCGGGGTCAACATTGACCCCGAGACGCTTCGTCTTTCTCTGACCCACCGTTCATACGCGTTTGAAAACGGTGGCATCCCCACCAACGAACGGCTGGAATTCTTAGGGGATGCAGTTCTGCAGCTCAAGACCACTAAATGGTTGTTTGACCACAACACGGATGCGTCTGAAGGCCGGCTGGCGAAGATGCGTTCCGCGGTGGTGAACTCACGTGCCTTGGCTGGGGTTGCTCGCACGTATGGAATCGGTGAGTTCCTGCTATTGGGCAACGGCGAAGAACGTACTGGTGGCCGTGACAAGGATTCGATCCTGGCCGACACCGTTGAGGCCATCATTGGTGCCTGCTATGTGTCCCAGGGTCCTGACGCTGCGAATGCTTTAGTTGAGCGCCTGGTTGGGCCGCTTCTTGAGGACGCCGTGAACCTGGGCGCGGGCATGGATTACAAGACTACGTTGCAGGAAGCTGCAGCGGACCTGAGTCTGGGTGCTGTGCATTACGACGTCACGGGCGAAGGCCCCGATCACGCGCGAGTGTTTACCGCCGTGGCGTACTTGGGCGAAACGCGATGGGCAACGGGTGAAGGCACGTCGAAGAAGAATGCTGAACTTGTAGCTGCGGAAATCGCGGTGAAAAAGATTCTTGAAAAGTACCCTGGGTGGCACCGGAATTAG
- the mutM gene encoding bifunctional DNA-formamidopyrimidine glycosylase/DNA-(apurinic or apyrimidinic site) lyase: MPELPEVESVRRGLATWLTGSTITRARVLDARILGTTSARNVPAERVVSFERALAGVRVVSVERRGKYMWMPLVSGGLAGDGEAAEVGERALAMHLGMSGQARIHEADNPLHPHTRAVFDVAGPAGVAQLRFVDQRIFGHLGVERLVPGVAGAAGERRLVAESARGAGLDPFEDGFSVPVVARAIARKNVAIKSALLDQRVVSGVGNIYADEALFEAGVHPATRASRLRISRIERVLEAASDVMARALEVGGTSFDALYVNVNGESGYFERSLQVYGREGQPCVRCSTPITRVVLGGRSTHVCVKCQKPQRLR; encoded by the coding sequence ATGCCTGAACTTCCTGAAGTAGAGTCCGTGCGCCGAGGTCTTGCTACCTGGCTCACAGGCTCCACCATCACCCGTGCCCGGGTGCTCGATGCGCGGATACTGGGGACCACCTCGGCGAGGAATGTGCCTGCAGAGCGGGTGGTGAGTTTTGAACGGGCACTTGCGGGTGTGCGCGTTGTTTCAGTTGAGCGGCGCGGAAAGTACATGTGGATGCCGCTGGTTAGTGGCGGGCTGGCTGGTGACGGTGAGGCCGCCGAGGTGGGTGAACGGGCGCTTGCTATGCACCTGGGGATGAGCGGGCAGGCCAGGATTCACGAGGCAGATAACCCGTTGCACCCGCACACGCGGGCGGTGTTCGACGTGGCTGGGCCTGCAGGGGTGGCACAGTTGCGGTTCGTGGATCAGCGTATTTTTGGTCACCTGGGTGTTGAGCGTTTGGTGCCTGGTGTTGCTGGTGCGGCCGGTGAGCGTCGTTTGGTGGCGGAGTCGGCGCGTGGGGCAGGTCTGGATCCGTTTGAGGATGGGTTTTCGGTGCCGGTGGTGGCTCGGGCTATTGCGCGCAAAAATGTGGCGATAAAGTCGGCTCTGCTGGACCAGCGTGTGGTCAGTGGTGTGGGCAATATTTATGCTGATGAGGCGTTGTTTGAAGCGGGCGTGCACCCGGCAACGCGGGCTTCGCGGTTGCGGATTTCGCGGATTGAGCGGGTGCTGGAGGCGGCCAGTGACGTGATGGCGCGTGCCTTGGAGGTGGGTGGCACCAGTTTTGATGCGCTGTACGTCAACGTCAACGGCGAGTCTGGGTATTTTGAACGGTCGCTACAGGTGTATGGCCGGGAAGGTCAGCCGTGTGTGCGCTGTTCGACGCCCATTACGCGGGTTGTGCTGGGCGGGCGGTCGACTCACGTGTGTGTGAAGTGTCAGAAACCGCAGCGCTTGCGTTAG
- a CDS encoding sensor histidine kinase, translating into MSAMIRALCGPRVIDPYIRLATLIVGLFIGAPSSFELLTDLNAQLDIAFGLLIIALPYFPRTIALIITAVSITLTVGLTANAVINDLALSVASAVLLTYKRWKLTSLPFASLIALNAYLLIGSEYYSLFHCAISIGSFVLASTLGWAAGTTEQRITRLIAEAATQAAESERREADLRNQFALDAHDTVSHGLTKENFMLRNALSKTEPGSELNQDITEILLANRTNQQNLRSLLAGLHSTTTNTVALSHAVETVCDDIREAFSAAQRPIRINCAVTDQPCPPQRTAGVGLLLTELATNILKHGDINDQSATLDVTCDGRGLLITAQNTPRQLTPRPEKYTPPTTTAFSVERRVTMLNGTADFHTTPESFTVTATVPLNTPGQNPTTSNASAAVSDTSHTRESTARPAQPA; encoded by the coding sequence ATGAGTGCCATGATCCGCGCTTTGTGTGGCCCCAGGGTCATCGACCCCTACATACGTCTGGCGACTCTAATCGTGGGACTCTTCATTGGAGCACCGTCTTCCTTCGAGCTTCTCACAGACCTCAACGCTCAGCTCGATATCGCTTTTGGCCTGCTCATCATTGCGCTCCCATACTTTCCCCGCACGATTGCACTCATCATCACCGCAGTTTCAATCACACTGACAGTCGGACTCACCGCTAACGCAGTTATCAACGACCTAGCACTGTCAGTTGCCAGTGCCGTCCTGCTTACCTACAAACGCTGGAAACTAACATCCCTGCCTTTCGCGTCCCTTATCGCTCTCAACGCGTACCTGCTCATTGGGTCTGAGTACTATTCGCTCTTCCACTGCGCAATCTCAATAGGCAGTTTCGTATTAGCAAGCACCCTTGGCTGGGCTGCAGGAACCACAGAACAACGAATCACCCGGCTCATTGCAGAGGCAGCCACCCAAGCCGCGGAATCCGAACGTCGAGAAGCCGACCTACGCAACCAATTCGCGCTTGACGCACACGACACCGTTTCACACGGGCTCACAAAAGAAAACTTCATGCTCAGAAACGCTCTGAGCAAAACGGAACCAGGAAGCGAACTCAACCAAGACATCACAGAAATCCTGTTAGCCAACAGAACTAACCAACAAAACCTGCGCTCCTTGTTAGCAGGACTCCACTCCACCACCACGAACACAGTCGCCCTCAGTCACGCTGTCGAAACCGTGTGCGACGACATCCGTGAAGCGTTCTCAGCAGCTCAACGTCCCATTCGCATCAACTGCGCAGTCACCGACCAGCCTTGCCCACCGCAGCGCACAGCGGGTGTAGGGCTGCTACTGACAGAACTCGCCACCAACATCCTCAAACACGGCGACATCAACGACCAATCGGCAACACTCGACGTCACATGCGACGGCCGGGGCCTCCTGATCACGGCACAGAACACGCCCCGCCAGCTAACACCTCGGCCAGAAAAATACACGCCACCTACCACCACGGCGTTCTCCGTTGAGCGTCGCGTGACTATGCTCAACGGCACCGCCGACTTTCACACAACACCAGAGTCGTTCACCGTCACAGCCACCGTGCCGCTCAACACACCTGGGCAGAACCCCACGACATCTAACGCAAGCGCTGCGGTTTCTGACACTTCACACACACGTGAGTCGACCGCCCGCCCAGCACAACCCGCGTAA